One window of Nymphaea colorata isolate Beijing-Zhang1983 chromosome 1, ASM883128v2, whole genome shotgun sequence genomic DNA carries:
- the LOC116250220 gene encoding putative 12-oxophytodienoate reductase 11, which translates to MAAATLPSSEQPLLTPYRMGKFSLSHRVVLPPLTRQRSYGNVPQPHAILYYSQRTTKGGLLISEATGVSDTAQGYTDTPGIWTKEQVEAWKPIVNAVHEKGGIFFCQIWHVGRVSNTGFQPNGQSPISSTDKPPRSVAGMDDFSPPRRLKTEEIPEIVNHFRLAARNAIEAGFDGIEIHGAHGYLLEQFMKDNVNDRTDQYGGSLENRCRFVLEVVEAVCQEVGADKVGVRLSPFLDHADAGDSDPEALGLYMMEALNKYGLVYAHVVEPRMIITGETLQTPHSLLPFRKAFKGTFIAVGGYKKEDGNKAIAEGYADLVAFGRLFLANPDLPRRFELDAPLTKYDRTTFYTSDPVIGYTDYPFLEEV; encoded by the exons ATGGCCGCAGCAACGTTGCCATCATCAGAGCAACCGCTCTTGACTCCATACCGGATGGGGAAATTCTCACTTTCACATAG GGTGGTGCTACCACCATTGACAAGACAAAGATCCTACGGGAATGTGCCTCAGCCTCATGCAATCCTGTATTACTCCCAAAGAACTACAAAGGGTGGCCTTCTGATCAGTGAAGCTACAGGTGTCTCAGACACTGCCCAAGG CTATACTGATACACCTGGAATTTGGACGAAGGAACAAGTGGAGGCATGGAAGCCAATTGTTAATGCTGTTCATGAGAAGGGTGGTATATTCTTTTGCCAGATTTGGCATGTTGGAAGAGTTTCTAACACTG GCTTTCAGCCTAATGGACAGTCTCCAATTTCATCTACTGATAAGCCACCAAGGAGTGTGGCGGGTATGGATGACTTCTCTCCACCTCGTCGGCTGAAGACAGAAGAAATCCCCGAAATTGTCAATCACTTCAGACTTGCAGCCAGGAATGCGATTGAAGCTG GCTTTGATGGAATCGAGATCCACGGAGCCCATGGATATCTCTTGGAACAATTCATGAAGGACAATGTGAATGACCGGACAGATCAGTATGGCGGCAGTCTAGAGAATCGTTGCCGCTTCGTGCTTGAAGTAGTTGAAGCAGTTTGTCAAGAAGTTGGAGCAGATAAGGTTGGCGTAAGGCTTTCACCTTTTTTAGATCATGCAGATGCAGGAGACTCAGATCCGGAAGCTCTCGGCCTCTACATGATGGAAGCACTGAACAAGTACGGGCTTGTCTATGCACATGTAGTGGAACCGAGGATGATCATAACTGGGGAGACACTGCAAACTCCACATAGTCTGCTTCCATTTAGGAAAGCCTTCAAAGGGACTTTCATTGCTGTTGGTGGGTACAAAAAGGAAGATGGTAACAAAGCAATTGCTGAAGGTTATGCAGATTTAGTTGCATTTGGTAGACTATTCTTGGCAAACCCAGACCTGCCTCGGAGATTCGAGCTAGATGCCCCTCTCACTAAGTACGACAGGACTACCTTCTACACCTCAGATCCAGTCATCGGGTATACTGATTATCCATTCCTTGAAGAGGTCTAG
- the LOC116256913 gene encoding putative 12-oxophytodienoate reductase 11 translates to MAAAASPPSEQPLLTPYRMGKFSLSHRVVLAPLTRQRSYGNVPQPHAILYYSQRTTKGGLLISEATGVSDTAQGYTDTPGIWTKEQVEAWKPIVNAVHEKGGIFFCQIWHVGRVSNTGFQPNGQSPISSTDKPPRSMTSGTDDFSPPRRLKTEEIPEIINHFRLAARNAIEAGFDGVEIHGANGYLLDQFMKDHVNDRTDQYGGSLENRCRFVLEVVEAICQEIGADKVGIRLSPFLDYADSGDSDPEALGLHMMEALNKYGLVYAHVMEPMKITTGGTVETPHGLLPFRKAFQGTFIAVGGYNKEDGNKAIAEGYADLVAFGRHFLANPDLPRRLELNAPLNKYNGATFCTSDPVIGYTDYPFLDC, encoded by the exons ATGGCTGCAGCAGCATCGCCACCGTCGGAGCAACCCCTCTTGACTCCATACCGGATGGGGAAATTCTCACTTTCACATAG GGTTGTGTTAGCACCATTGACAAGACAAAGATCCTACGGGAATGTGCCTCAGCCTCATGCCATCCTGTATTACTCCCAAAGAACTACAAAGGGTGGTCTTCTAATCAGTGAAGCCACAGGTGTTTCAGACACTGCCCAAGG CTATACTGATACACCTGGAATTTGGACAAAGGAACAAGTGGAGGCATGGAAGCCAATTGTTAATGCTGTTCATGAGAAGGGTGGTATATTCTTTTGCCAGATTTGGCATGTTGGAAGAGTTTCTAACACTG GCTTTCAGCCTAATGGACAGTCTCCAATTTCATCTACTGATAAGCCGCCAAGGAGTATGACATCAGGTACAGATGACTTCTCTCCACCTCGTCGGCTGAAGACAGAAGAAATCCCCGAAATTATCAATCACTTCAGACTTGCCGCCAGGAATGCCATTGAAGCTG GCTTTGACGGAGTAGAGATCCATGGAGCCAACGGATATCTGTTGGATCAATTCATGAAGGACCATGTGAATGACCGGACAGATCAGTATGGAGGCAGTCTAGAGAATCGATGCCGCTTCGTGCTAGAAGTAGTTGAagcaatttgtcaagaaattgGAGCAGATAAGGTTGGCATAAGACTTTCACCTTTTTTAGATTATGCAGATTCAGGAGACTCAGATCCGGAAGCTCTCGGGCTTCACATGATGGAAGCACTGAACAAGTATGGGCTTGTCTATGCACATGTAATGGAACCGATGAAGATCACTACTGGGGGAACAGTGGAAACTCCCCATGGTCTGCTTCCATTTAGGAAAGCCTTCCAAGGAACTTTCATTGCTGTCGGTGGGTATAACAAGGAAGATGGAAACAAAGCAATTGCTGAAGGTTATGCAGATTTAGTTGCGTTTGGTAGACATTTCTTGGCTAACCCAGACTTGCCTAGGAGATTAGAGCTCAACGCCCCTCTCAATAAGTACAACGGTGCTACCTTCTGCACATCAGATCCTGTCATCGGCTATACAGATTATCCATTCCTTGACTGTTAA
- the LOC116267701 gene encoding agamous-like MADS-box protein AGL12, whose translation MARGKVQLRRIENPVHRQVTFCKRRAGLLKKAKELSVLCDADIGLIIFSTHGKLYELATKGTMQGLIERYMKSAQGAHGQESEASFTRGSEQQISMMNQEIQLLQKGLGYMFGGGTANMTLDELHLLERHLELWMCQIRTAKNDIMFQEIELLKNKEDVLKATHGFLQGKLDEQSGFYDVPNMFEGIPYPLTIPNEIFQM comes from the exons ATGGCACGCGGCAAGGTACAGCTTAGGCGCATCGAGAACCCAGTGCATCGCCAAGTCACCTTCTGCAAACGGCGAGCTGGGCTGCTGAAGAAGGCCAAGGAGCTCTCTGTGTTGTGTGATGCTGACATTGGCCTCATCATCTTCTCCACCCATGGGAAGCTTTATGAACTTGCTACCAAGGG AACCATGCAAGGCTTGATTGAGAGGTACATGAAGTCAGCACAGGGAGCACATGGGCAAGAAAGTGAAGCAAGTTTTACCAGG GGGTCTGAGCAACAGATATCCATGATGAACCAAGAGATACAGCTGTTGCAGAAGGGCCTCGG TTACATGTTCGGAGGGGGAACAGCAAACATGACACTCGACGAACTGCACTTGCTGGAGAGGCACCTCGAGCTGTGGATGTGTCAGATACGCACAGCCAAG AATGATATCATGTTTCAAGAGATAGAGCTGCTGAAAAACAAG GAGGACGTTCTCAAGGCAACACATGGTTTTCTTCAAGGGAAG CTGGATGAGCAAAGTGGGTTCTACGATGTGCCCAACATGTTTGAAGGCATTCCATATCCATTAACCATTCCTAACGAAATATTTCAAATGTAA
- the LOC116246099 gene encoding putative 12-oxophytodienoate reductase 11 — MAAPTEQPLLTSYQMGKFSLSHRIVLAPLTRQRSYGNMPQPHAILYYSQRTTKGGLLISEATGVSDTAQGYTDTPGIWTKEQVEAWKPIVNAVHEKGGIFFCQIWHVGRVSNTGFQPNGQSPISSTDKPPRSMTGMGDFSPPRRLKTEEIPEIVNHFRLAARNAIEAGFDGVEIHGAHGYLLEQFMKDNVNDRTDQYGGSLEKRCRFVLEVVEAVCQEIGADKVGIRLSPFLDHADAGDSDPEALGLYMMEALNKYGLVYAHVVEPRMVLTGETMQTPHSLLPFRKAFKGTFIAVGGYEKEDGNKAIADGYADLVAFGRLFLANPDLPRRFELDAHLNKYDRTTFYTSDPVFGYTDYPFFEEV; from the exons ATGGCTGCACCAACAGAGCAACCACTCTTGACTTCATACCAGATGGGAAAGTTCTCACTTTCCCATAG GATCGTGTTAGCACCATTGACAAGACAAAGATCCTACGGGAATATGCCTCAGCCTCATGCCATCCTGTATTACTCCCAAAGAACTACAAAGGGTGGTCTTCTAATCAGTGAAGCCACAGGTGTCTCAGACACTGCCCAAGG CTATACTGATACACCTGGAATTTGGACGAAGGAACAAGTGGAGGCATGGAAGCCAATTGTTAATGCTGTTCATGAGAAGGGTGGTATATTCTTTTGCCAGATTTGGCATGTTGGAAGAGTTTCTAACACTG GCTTTCAGCCTAATGGACAGTCTCCAATTTCATCTACTGATAAGCCACCAAGGAGTATGACGGGTATGGGTGACTTCTCTCCACCTCGTCGGCTGAAGACAGAAGAAATCCCCGAAATTGTCAATCACTTCAGACTTGCCGCCAGGAATGCCATTGAAGCTG GCTTTGATGGAGTCGAGATCCATGGAGCCCATGGATATCTGTTGGAACAATTCATGAAGGACAATGTGAATGACCGGACAGATCAGTATGGAGGCAGTCTAGAGAAGCGTTGCCGCTTCGTGCTAGAAGTAGTTGAAGCAGTTTGTCAAGAAATTGGAGCAGATAAGGTTGGCATAAGGCTTTCACCTTTTTTAGATCATGCAGATGCAGGGGACTCAGATCCTGAAGCTCTCGGCCTCTACATGATGGAAGCACTGAACAAGTATGGGCTTGTCTATGCACATGTAGTGGAACCAAGGATGGTCTTGACTGGGGAGACAATGCAAACTCCACATAGTCTGCTTCCATTTAGAAAAGCCTTCAAAGGGACTTTCATTGCTGTTGGTGGGTATGAAAAGGAAGATGGAAACAAAGCAATTGCTGATGGTTATGCAGATTTAGTTGCATTTGGTAGACTATTCTTGGCAAACCCAGACCTGCCTCGGAGATTCGAGCTAGATGCCCATCTCAATAAGTACGACAGGACTACCTTCTACACATCAGATCCAGTCTTTGGGTATACTGATTATCCATTCTTTGAAGAGGTCTAG
- the LOC116256906 gene encoding putative 12-oxophytodienoate reductase 11: MAAPTEQPLLTPYQMGKFSLSHRVVLAPLTRQRSYGNVPQPHAILYYSQRTTKGGLLISEATGVSDTAQGYPDTPGIWTKEQVEAWKPIVNDVHEKGGIFFCQLWHVGRVSNTGFQPNGQSPISSTDKPLKPKLRSNQVDVAEFSPPRRLKTEEIPEIVNHFRLAARNAIEAGFDGVEIHGAHGYLLEQFMKDNVNDRTDQYGGSLENRCRFVLEVVEAICQEIGSDKVGIRLSPFADYAESGDSDPLALGLYMMEALNKYGLLYAHVVEPRMITVGERTETSHSLLPFRKAFKGTLIAVGGYNKEDGNKAIADGYADLVAFGRFFLANPDLPRRFKLDAPLNKYNRSTFYISDPVIGYTDYPFLEQASTE, from the exons ATGGCTGCACCAACAGAGCAACCACTCTTGACTCCATACCAGATGGGAAAGTTCTCACTTTCTCATAG GGTGGTGTTAGCGCCATTGACAAGACAAAGATCCTATGGGAATGTGCCTCAGCCTCACGCAATCCTGTATTATTCCCAAAGAACTACAAAGGGTGGCCTTCTAATCAGTGAAGCCACAGGTGTTTCAGACACTGCCCAAGG CTATCCTGATACACCTGGAATTTGGACAAAGGAGCAAGTAGAGGCATGGAAGCCAATTGTTAATGATGTTCATGAGAAGGGTGGTATATTCTTTTGCCAGTTGTGGCATGTTGGAAGAGTCTCTAATACTG GTTTTCAGCCTAATGGACAGTCTCCAATTTCATCTACGGACAAGCCATTGAAACCCAAGCTAAGGAGTAACCAAGTGGACGTAGCAGAGTTCTCTCCACCTCGTCGGCTAAAGACAGAAGAAATCCCTGAAATTGTCAATCACTTCAGACTTGCTGCCAGGAATGCTATTGAAGCTG GCTTTGATGGAGTCGAGATCCACGGAGCCCATGGATATCTGTTGGAACAATTCATGAAGGACAATGTGAATGACAGGACAGATCAGTATGGAGGCAGTCTAGAGAATCGATGCCGCTTTGTGCTAGAAGTAGTTGAagcaatttgtcaagaaattggatcagataaAGTTGGCATAAGGCTTTCACCTTTTGCAGATTATGCAGAGTCAGGAGACTCAGATCCACTAGCTCTTGGGCTTTACATGATGGAAGCACTGAACAAATATGGGCTTCTCTATGCACATGTAGTGGAACCCAGGATGATCACTGTTGGAGAGAGAACAGAAACTTCACATAGTCTGCTTCCATTTAGGAAAGCCTTCAAGGGGACTTTGATTGCTGTTGGAGGTTATAATAAGGAAGATGGAAACAAAGCAATTGCTGATGGTTATGCAGATCTAGTTGCATTTGGTAGATTTTTCTTGGCTAATCCAGACTTGCCAAGGAGATTCAAGCTTGATGCTCCTCTTAATAAGTATAACAGGTCTACCTTCTACATATCAGATCCTGTCATTGGGTATACTGATTATCCGTTCCTTGAACAGGCATCGACTGAATAG